One region of Primulina tabacum isolate GXHZ01 chromosome 1, ASM2559414v2, whole genome shotgun sequence genomic DNA includes:
- the LOC142539693 gene encoding la-related protein 1C-like, with protein MATASDSSASVQSVNSVIDRHSRLASPCSCSSISDQKHVLPSEIFLNQLIAPPASFLAEDGQAEGSENVGVTKKCVWNNPANGVAPQVGALMGTASWPDFSKSARASTKASSSSTDSLEELSHEPIILSQGTSVDSWSSQEVATNSASNHESPIRQCSPELGGDRTSHRNITANGSFSQAPNSHSSVVEASPFKPVKSSISSGERWIDDWSYNHQSFGSRVNLAPQQSVASRPFIRGPVSSAPFYSSTSPYASSFTYFALGPHPGSPGHMPMFPYAPMSSPIPDPHLPSKIVKQIDYYFCDDNLVKDTYLRQKMDVDGWVPINLIASFKKIRELTDMSNLYWMLCELRMWWKYREKR; from the exons ATCTGTAAATTCTGTTATTGATCGCCATTCCCGGCTCGCGTCGCCTTGTTCATGTTCGAGTATCTCTGATCAGAAGCACGTTTTGCCTTCTGAAATTTTCCTAAACCAATTAATCGCACCACCTGCTAGTTTCTTGGCCGAGGATGGTCAGGCTGAGGGAAGTGAGAATGTTGGTGTAACCAAGAAGTGTGTTTGGAACAATCCTGCTAATGGTGTTGCTCCGCAGGTTGGTGCTTTGATGGGGACAGCATCTTGGCCTGATTTCTCCAAATCAGCTCGTGCTTCCACGAAGGCTTCTTCGAGTTCGACTGATTCTCTTGAAGAACTCTCTCACGAACCAATCATTCTGTCACAG GGGACGTCAGTTGACTCTTGGTCTTCACAGGAAGTAGCAACAAATTCAGCTTCGAACCATGAATCTCCTATCCGCCAGTGTTCTCCGGAGCTAGGTGGTGACAGGACAAGTCACAGAAACATAACAGCCAACGGCAGCTTTTCTCAAGCACCAAATTCACACAGTTCTGTGGTTGAAGCGTCTCCTTTTAAGCCAGTGAAGTCCAGCATCTCTTCGGGG GAACGTTGGATTGATGATTGGAGCTATAACCATCAATCTTTTGGCAGCAGAGTAAACCTTGCACCCCAGCAGAGTGTCGCCTCTCGGCCCTTCATACGTGGTCCAGTTTCAAGTGCTCCTTTTTATTCCTCCACCTCCCCCT ATGCTTCATCTTTTACGTATTTTGCTCTTGGACCCCACCCAGGTTCACCCGGGCACATGCCTATGTTTCCATATGCACCAATGTCGTCTCCCATACCTGATCCTCACTTGCCTTCCAAAATTGTGAAAcagatagattattatttttg TGATGATAATTTGGTGAAGGACACATATTTGCGCCAGAAAATGGATGTGGATGGATGGGTTCCCATAAACTTAATAGCAAGCTTTAAGAAA ATTAGGGAGCTGACAGACATGTCCAACTTATATTGGATGCTTTGCGAGCTTCGAATGTGGTGGAAATACAG GGAGAAAAGGTGA